One region of Candidatus Bathyarchaeia archaeon genomic DNA includes:
- the rpe gene encoding ribulose-phosphate 3-epimerase, with translation MRGVKIAPSILAADHADLRGEISRVEEAGADMIHVDVADGHFAPNISLGPDTVRAIRKVTRLPLDIHLMITNPEKFYEPFLSAGGDIITVHAEVASRSLLNSLTRELHQKEKRLGLALKPTTPVPSWLKRETNPFDVILVLSVNPGFPGQAFMPTVLPKIEKVAKLGRSEAMDVEVDGGVDQENASRIVEAGASVLVAGASIFRRGDVKSALQNIRAIVQRSTRELPV, from the coding sequence ATGAGAGGGGTCAAGATTGCGCCGTCCATTCTTGCGGCTGACCATGCTGACCTGAGGGGAGAGATCAGCAGAGTTGAGGAAGCTGGTGCCGATATGATTCACGTGGACGTAGCGGACGGACACTTCGCTCCCAACATAAGTCTAGGACCTGACACCGTCAGAGCGATTCGCAAAGTGACACGACTCCCGCTCGATATACATCTGATGATAACAAACCCTGAGAAATTCTACGAGCCCTTTCTCTCTGCAGGAGGCGATATCATAACAGTGCATGCAGAGGTTGCCAGTCGGTCGTTGCTCAACAGTTTGACAAGAGAGCTTCATCAAAAAGAAAAGAGGCTAGGCCTTGCTCTGAAGCCTACTACTCCCGTTCCATCTTGGCTAAAGAGGGAAACGAATCCTTTTGACGTCATTCTTGTTCTCTCAGTCAACCCCGGATTCCCAGGTCAAGCTTTCATGCCAACAGTTCTGCCCAAAATTGAGAAGGTTGCAAAGCTTGGTCGCTCTGAAGCTATGGATGTTGAGGTTGACGGAGGAGTGGACCAGGAGAATGCATCGAGGATCGTAGAGGCAGGGGCTTCAGTGTTGGTCGCGGGAGCCTCTATCTTTCGGAGAGGTGATGTTAAATCTGCTCTCCAAAACATCAGGGCCATCGTTCAAAGAAGTACGCGGGAGCTTCCGGTCTAG
- a CDS encoding transketolase, with the protein MEEQSIPIGMLLQKAAKIRAHILEMVAEAKSGHPGGSLSAVEILVSLFFYKMRHDPKRPDWPDRDRFVLSKGHAAPVLFSTLAEAGYLPTSELKTLRKINSRLQGHPDHRVPGVEFPGGSLGIGLSAAIGMALAGKVDKKDFRVYALLGDGELDEGETWEAAMAAPKFKLDNLTAIVDRNGIQQDGLTEQIMPMEPVGYKWKAFNWHVLEVDGFDFRQVIDALEKAESMRNRPTVIIAHTVKGKGVSFMEWDPAYHGKAPDKDTVRKLVKTMLEE; encoded by the coding sequence ATGGAAGAGCAATCCATTCCTATCGGGATGCTTCTCCAGAAAGCAGCTAAGATCCGAGCCCACATTCTTGAAATGGTGGCCGAAGCAAAGTCAGGTCATCCAGGCGGAAGCCTCTCAGCTGTTGAGATACTTGTTTCCCTTTTCTTTTACAAAATGCGGCACGATCCTAAGCGTCCAGATTGGCCAGACCGGGACAGATTTGTTCTGTCCAAGGGGCACGCTGCGCCAGTTTTGTTTTCGACCCTCGCAGAAGCGGGCTATCTTCCAACGAGCGAACTCAAGACTCTACGGAAGATCAACAGTCGGCTGCAAGGCCACCCCGACCATAGGGTCCCGGGCGTAGAGTTTCCTGGCGGTTCTCTAGGAATCGGTCTTTCGGCCGCCATTGGTATGGCCCTTGCCGGCAAGGTGGACAAGAAGGACTTTCGAGTATACGCGCTTCTCGGCGACGGTGAGCTCGATGAGGGGGAGACATGGGAGGCTGCGATGGCTGCTCCCAAATTCAAGCTTGACAATCTGACAGCGATCGTTGACAGGAACGGGATTCAGCAAGATGGGCTAACCGAACAAATCATGCCGATGGAGCCTGTGGGATACAAATGGAAGGCGTTCAATTGGCATGTCTTGGAAGTTGACGGCTTTGACTTTCGTCAGGTAATCGATGCTTTAGAAAAGGCGGAGAGCATGAGAAACAGACCGACAGTAATCATAGCCCACACCGTGAAAGGAAAGGGCGTTTCATTCATGGAATGGGATCCCGCATACCACGGCAAGGCACCTGACAAGGACACCGTCCGCAAGCTCGTAAAGACGATGCTGGAAGAATGA
- the fsa gene encoding fructose-6-phosphate aldolase, whose protein sequence is MKIFLDTANISSIKTFVDMGVLDGITTNPTLIAKENRDFLELVSEILQIVQGPVNLEVVSQNTDGMLREAHNLASLSPNVVVKCPMTSDGLVAVKGLSKEGINTNVTLVFSPNQALLAAKAGATYVSPFIGRLDDAGHEGMKVIEDTLQIYRNYEIETQVLVASIRHPVHVVDAAKLGAHVATMPPDVLEKMVKHPLTDIGLKRFLDDWQKAGLKLPERGTLAAKTRPIVQRA, encoded by the coding sequence TTGAAGATATTCCTTGATACTGCCAATATCTCTTCGATCAAAACCTTCGTGGATATGGGAGTTCTTGACGGAATCACCACCAATCCAACCCTCATCGCCAAGGAGAACAGAGATTTTCTGGAACTTGTGTCAGAAATTCTCCAGATCGTACAGGGCCCCGTAAACCTTGAGGTGGTGAGCCAGAACACGGACGGCATGCTCCGGGAGGCTCACAACCTAGCGTCACTGAGCCCGAACGTCGTTGTCAAGTGTCCGATGACCAGTGATGGTTTGGTCGCCGTCAAGGGCTTGAGCAAAGAGGGAATCAATACGAACGTCACGCTCGTCTTCTCTCCAAATCAAGCTCTGCTTGCTGCAAAGGCAGGAGCGACCTACGTCAGCCCGTTCATTGGTCGTTTGGACGATGCGGGACATGAGGGGATGAAGGTGATTGAGGATACGTTGCAGATATACCGAAATTACGAGATCGAAACCCAGGTTCTAGTAGCAAGTATTCGTCACCCTGTTCATGTAGTTGATGCCGCGAAGCTGGGAGCTCATGTTGCGACAATGCCACCTGATGTCTTGGAAAAAATGGTGAAACATCCACTGACAGACATCGGTCTCAAGCGTTTTCTTGATGACTGGCAGAAGGCTGGCTTGAAACTCCCTGAACGAGGAACTCTCGCTGCTAAGACGAGACCCATAGTTCAGCGCGCATAA
- a CDS encoding Mut7-C RNAse domain-containing protein has product MQRPTVLLDEQLFGLDEYLRDLGWTTTKVRPGITDDAVVNLAKDNKYIVVSLDKKLLSRCRVMGIPSVDLGLEVQAKIVHESLQRIVASKARP; this is encoded by the coding sequence ATGCAACGACCTACAGTCCTCCTTGACGAACAGTTGTTTGGGCTAGATGAATATCTTAGAGATCTCGGCTGGACAACAACAAAGGTACGACCGGGAATTACGGATGATGCAGTCGTCAATCTCGCGAAGGATAACAAATACATCGTGGTAAGCCTTGACAAGAAGCTCCTCAGCAGGTGTCGGGTAATGGGAATCCCCTCAGTTGACCTTGGACTCGAGGTACAAGCCAAGATCGTACATGAGTCACTCCAGAGAATCGTCGCCAGCAAGGCGCGTCCTTGA
- a CDS encoding FAD-dependent oxidoreductase, whose amino-acid sequence MSLEGFEVAIVGAGPAGSAAAITLAREGVQVLLVERGTFPGSKNVFGGRIYSYAVKRLLGDLWKDAPVERFVRKEGITFMTAESSFGVEFESKDPTGSFTSIRAKFDKWLAEQAEKAGASLITDSRVDDLIIDGGRVRGIVAGQDKIPTDAVIACDGTTTNLARKAGLTAMLEPYEMSIGMKDVIELPPNKIEERLGLEPEEGAAHVFVGECSGGLRGGGFLYTNKDSLALGMVVGADDTSTRAVPSHTVMDKLRNHRKVRRLIRDGKTIEYEAHMIPEAGPKMLTRPYTGGMLVAGDAAGHLLNNGYTFRGVDMAIVSGIAAAQTILEARKRKDFSAQSLHTYERKLREEPALKDMYTFSKVPRYLRNDRLYNVYPELVCNAAEAVYRVDGNGKRKIYKEVRAQTKGKVSTMSLIRDLLAGARTF is encoded by the coding sequence TTGTCGCTAGAAGGATTCGAAGTCGCAATTGTCGGCGCAGGTCCGGCAGGGAGCGCCGCCGCAATAACACTCGCGCGAGAAGGCGTCCAAGTTCTGCTTGTTGAGCGCGGCACCTTTCCAGGTTCGAAGAACGTCTTTGGTGGAAGGATCTATAGTTACGCGGTCAAACGTCTGCTTGGAGATCTATGGAAGGATGCGCCTGTTGAAAGATTTGTGAGAAAAGAGGGGATCACGTTTATGACGGCGGAAAGCTCGTTCGGCGTCGAATTCGAATCGAAGGATCCGACTGGAAGCTTCACATCTATCCGAGCCAAGTTTGACAAGTGGCTGGCCGAGCAAGCCGAGAAAGCAGGCGCCTCTCTAATAACAGATTCAAGAGTTGACGATCTAATAATCGATGGCGGTCGAGTTAGGGGAATAGTCGCCGGTCAAGATAAGATCCCAACAGACGCCGTGATCGCCTGCGATGGAACCACTACAAACCTCGCGCGCAAGGCCGGACTGACAGCCATGCTTGAGCCTTACGAGATGTCGATTGGCATGAAAGACGTCATCGAACTCCCTCCAAACAAGATTGAAGAACGCCTTGGTCTTGAGCCAGAAGAAGGAGCAGCCCACGTATTTGTTGGAGAATGCTCTGGCGGACTTCGAGGCGGAGGCTTTCTCTACACTAACAAAGATAGCCTGGCCTTAGGAATGGTTGTTGGGGCGGACGATACGTCGACGAGGGCAGTCCCGTCCCACACAGTGATGGACAAGCTGCGAAACCACCGCAAGGTTCGGCGACTCATAAGAGACGGGAAGACAATCGAATACGAGGCTCACATGATCCCCGAAGCAGGGCCAAAGATGCTAACCAGGCCCTACACGGGAGGCATGCTCGTGGCAGGAGACGCGGCTGGACATCTGCTCAACAATGGCTACACGTTCAGAGGCGTCGACATGGCAATTGTCTCAGGCATTGCTGCGGCCCAAACAATTCTTGAGGCTCGCAAGAGAAAGGACTTTTCAGCTCAATCACTCCACACTTACGAAAGAAAGCTGAGGGAGGAGCCGGCCCTCAAAGACATGTATACTTTCAGCAAAGTGCCAAGATACCTACGCAACGACAGACTGTACAATGTGTACCCTGAGCTAGTTTGCAATGCTGCAGAGGCAGTCTATCGCGTTGATGGAAATGGAAAGCGAAAAATCTACAAGGAAGTGAGGGCACAGACGAAAGGTAAGGTCTCCACAATGAGTTTGATACGGGACCTTCTTGCAGGAGCGAGGACATTCTAG
- a CDS encoding electron transfer flavoprotein subunit beta/FixA family protein, giving the protein MLSRKPYSSAQLAFTKGGRELKIVVCVRRVPDTATRIKIAPDGKSIVTTDAEFVINPYEEYALEQGVQLKEKHGGEVTILTLGPEKSTSVILKALALGADRAIHLKSENFPDDPSAVARAIAAELKAVEFDVLLFGKKGVDDDNQQVGLMVAELLGIPCVTQIVKLDISSGKAVAHREVEGGVIIVEATLPSAFTAEKDLTVPRYASLRELVAARKKAILMKEPQQFPGVLETVSVQYPAPRPPGRVLGKGVEAVPLLVKVLHEEAKVI; this is encoded by the coding sequence TTGCTTTCGAGGAAACCTTATTCTTCGGCCCAACTTGCGTTCACCAAAGGCGGGCGAGAACTGAAAATAGTCGTGTGCGTGCGGCGCGTTCCGGACACAGCAACTCGCATCAAGATAGCGCCAGATGGGAAGTCAATCGTTACTACCGATGCGGAGTTCGTGATCAACCCTTACGAGGAATACGCCTTGGAACAAGGCGTCCAGCTGAAGGAAAAACATGGCGGAGAGGTCACGATTCTCACGCTCGGACCAGAGAAGTCAACCAGCGTAATTCTCAAAGCCCTTGCGCTTGGCGCAGACAGGGCCATCCATCTCAAGAGCGAAAATTTTCCGGATGACCCAAGCGCGGTTGCTCGAGCAATTGCGGCTGAATTGAAGGCTGTCGAATTTGATGTTCTACTATTTGGCAAGAAAGGTGTTGACGATGACAATCAACAAGTAGGCCTGATGGTTGCCGAGCTTCTTGGAATCCCATGCGTCACTCAAATCGTCAAACTCGACATCTCCTCCGGCAAAGCCGTAGCTCATCGAGAGGTTGAGGGAGGAGTAATCATCGTCGAAGCTACGCTTCCATCTGCATTTACCGCCGAGAAAGACTTGACGGTTCCTCGGTATGCTTCCCTTCGAGAGTTAGTCGCCGCTAGAAAGAAGGCTATTCTCATGAAAGAGCCTCAACAGTTCCCCGGCGTGCTAGAGACGGTCTCGGTCCAATACCCTGCACCCCGCCCTCCCGGCAGAGTTCTAGGAAAGGGCGTCGAGGCCGTCCCACTGTTGGTCAAGGTTCTGCACGAAGAAGCTAAAGTGATCTAG
- the pyrG gene encoding CTP synthase (glutamine hydrolyzing), whose translation MTKFVFVTGGVMSGIGKGVIAASIGKILQVRGLKVTAVKIDPYLNYDAGTMNPYIHGEVFVTEDGGETDMDVGTYERFLDINIPKNHNITTGQVYFSVIERERKGDFLGKCVQIIPHITDEIKDRLRRIPQEEGVDLVLVEIGGTVGDIESLPYLEAARQLRLEEGSENVLNVHVTLVPVLDVVGEQKTKPTQHSVQELRRIGVQPDIIVARSKAPLKEEPRRKIALFCNVEESAVFTSQDMDSIYQSPLLLDQQGLGAFITRRLRLPENPTQWGLWKKMLEDHLTQAKPVNIAICGKYAELADCYVSVNDALKDAGASAGAKVNLEWIETDEFEKQPEKVRLLSRFDGVLVPGGFGQRGAEGKILAIEYSRSHDIPFLGICYGFQLAVVEYARHIGIVDAGSSELNPKSKNPVIDLMPEQNGVLEKGGTMRLGAHEVAVEAGTAAYSLYGKGKVWERHRHRYEVNPKYIPELTSKGLKFSGRSDANRRMEILEVPSNRFHFATQFHAEFKSRPGRPSPPYFGFIRATLGRNVPALKMPQQVITHRSE comes from the coding sequence TTGACCAAGTTCGTTTTTGTCACGGGCGGCGTAATGTCCGGAATAGGCAAGGGGGTTATCGCCGCTTCTATCGGGAAAATACTTCAGGTCCGCGGTCTGAAAGTCACCGCTGTTAAGATTGATCCTTATCTCAACTACGACGCAGGTACAATGAATCCCTACATTCACGGCGAGGTTTTCGTCACAGAAGACGGAGGAGAGACAGACATGGATGTAGGGACATACGAAAGGTTCCTGGATATCAATATCCCAAAGAATCACAACATAACCACTGGCCAGGTGTACTTCTCGGTCATCGAGAGAGAACGGAAGGGCGACTTTCTCGGAAAATGCGTTCAAATCATACCGCACATAACTGATGAGATCAAGGATAGACTTCGTCGGATTCCTCAGGAAGAGGGAGTAGACTTAGTGTTGGTAGAAATAGGCGGAACTGTTGGTGACATCGAATCTCTGCCTTATCTCGAAGCTGCACGTCAGCTGCGCCTTGAAGAGGGTAGCGAGAACGTTCTCAATGTCCACGTTACCCTTGTTCCTGTATTAGATGTAGTGGGGGAGCAGAAGACCAAACCGACTCAACACAGTGTTCAAGAGCTCCGCAGAATCGGAGTGCAGCCTGACATCATCGTCGCGAGAAGCAAAGCACCTCTCAAAGAGGAACCGAGGCGAAAGATCGCCCTATTCTGCAACGTAGAGGAATCCGCCGTATTCACGTCGCAAGACATGGACAGTATCTATCAATCCCCTCTTCTCCTAGATCAGCAAGGGCTCGGCGCTTTCATCACACGCCGTCTTAGACTACCTGAGAATCCGACCCAATGGGGCTTGTGGAAGAAGATGCTTGAAGATCATCTAACGCAGGCCAAACCGGTAAACATAGCAATTTGCGGGAAGTACGCAGAACTCGCTGACTGTTACGTAAGCGTCAATGACGCATTGAAGGATGCAGGAGCATCCGCGGGTGCAAAGGTCAACCTTGAATGGATTGAGACTGATGAGTTTGAGAAACAGCCAGAAAAGGTCCGGCTCCTTTCTCGGTTCGACGGAGTCTTAGTGCCGGGGGGATTCGGTCAAAGAGGTGCAGAAGGGAAGATTCTGGCCATTGAATACTCTCGATCTCATGACATTCCATTCCTTGGAATATGCTACGGGTTCCAGCTAGCTGTCGTTGAGTATGCGAGACATATCGGCATTGTAGACGCCGGAAGCTCCGAGCTCAACCCGAAATCAAAGAATCCTGTCATTGATCTCATGCCGGAGCAGAATGGAGTGTTGGAAAAGGGTGGCACGATGAGGTTAGGAGCTCATGAAGTCGCCGTGGAGGCAGGAACCGCGGCTTATTCCCTTTACGGGAAGGGGAAAGTTTGGGAACGTCATCGTCATAGATACGAGGTGAATCCGAAGTACATTCCTGAGTTGACATCTAAAGGGTTGAAATTCTCTGGAAGAAGCGATGCCAATCGAAGGATGGAGATTCTTGAAGTTCCATCTAACAGATTCCACTTTGCAACACAGTTCCATGCAGAATTCAAATCTCGACCCGGAAGACCATCTCCACCCTATTTTGGATTTATACGGGCAACGCTAGGTCGGAATGTTCCGGCGTTGAAGATGCCACAGCAGGTAATCACCCACCGTTCGGAGTAG
- a CDS encoding bifunctional ADP-heptose synthase, which produces MTLAVSDPTRIIDGFQDKTILVIGDLMVDRYVRSQGRKLSREAPVPVADFISEELVLGGAANLANNLVALGAKVRVLGVVGNDEPGKWIQEELEKKGVDISATVVNSRPTSLKTRFILNHRQYLRIDKESRKDVESHVTKQFLYSLDDLLEDADGVVFSDYDKGVITPELISNVVEESRVQEKRVVAQPKVRHYLDYVGVSMVKSNVREATIATGVSMVNDTSLRNMGHNLMTRLECESLLLTRSEQGMILFEKKNITSFPPFKGPKPGFNAVGVRDCMTAVLAMSIVSEAPIGEAVLLAGLAASQHADNLGTVVVDLNDLRSQASTTLELAEQIVQVPVH; this is translated from the coding sequence TTGACACTGGCCGTCTCCGATCCTACGAGGATAATCGACGGCTTTCAGGATAAAACAATCTTGGTCATAGGAGACTTGATGGTCGACCGATACGTTCGCTCTCAAGGCCGAAAACTGTCAAGAGAAGCACCCGTCCCTGTGGCGGATTTCATTTCCGAGGAGCTCGTTCTCGGAGGAGCGGCAAACCTCGCCAACAACTTGGTCGCACTTGGGGCGAAAGTCCGCGTATTAGGTGTCGTAGGAAACGATGAGCCGGGAAAATGGATTCAAGAGGAGCTTGAGAAGAAAGGGGTAGACATCTCAGCCACTGTGGTGAATAGTCGCCCCACAAGTCTGAAAACCCGATTCATACTAAACCACCGCCAATACCTCAGGATTGACAAAGAGTCGCGGAAAGACGTGGAGTCCCACGTCACAAAGCAATTTCTCTACTCCTTGGATGATCTTCTTGAGGACGCGGACGGGGTAGTATTCTCTGACTACGACAAGGGCGTTATCACCCCCGAGCTCATAAGCAATGTCGTCGAAGAGTCCCGTGTTCAAGAGAAGAGAGTCGTTGCTCAGCCGAAGGTCAGGCACTACTTGGACTACGTGGGGGTTTCTATGGTGAAGTCAAACGTGCGCGAAGCAACAATCGCAACTGGTGTCTCTATGGTCAACGATACCTCGCTCAGGAATATGGGGCACAACCTCATGACGCGGTTGGAATGTGAGAGCCTCCTCCTAACTCGAAGCGAACAGGGCATGATTCTCTTCGAGAAGAAGAACATCACGAGTTTTCCGCCGTTTAAGGGCCCCAAGCCCGGATTCAACGCAGTCGGCGTAAGAGACTGCATGACAGCAGTTCTAGCCATGTCCATTGTCAGCGAGGCTCCTATAGGAGAGGCCGTCTTGCTCGCTGGACTTGCGGCGTCACAGCACGCAGACAACCTTGGCACTGTCGTTGTAGACCTGAACGATCTTCGATCTCAAGCTAGCACAACACTTGAGCTTGCAGAGCAGATAGTTCAGGTTCCGGTCCACTGA
- a CDS encoding transketolase family protein, whose product MLVQVASMRDAYAEVLLELGQEDPRVVVLGADTSVSIKTSMFGDRYPDRFFNVGIAEANMMGIAAGLALAGKIPFVSTYSAFVPGKCLDQIRNAIAYPNLNVKIVSSHGGLTVGPDGASHQTIEDVAAMRAVPKMHVIVPADAPSTKSLVAQACRTLGPFYIRLSRPSVPTIYSVSKGLEVGKAKILREGSDIGIVACGIMVHEAMEAAEALSRTGLSAEVVDSHTVKPLDSETIVRVARKTGALVTAEEQNVIGGLGGAVAEAITESYPVHISRVGVRDTFGESGEHQELMVKYGLTSKEIARAAKQLIKSR is encoded by the coding sequence GTGCTCGTCCAGGTAGCGTCGATGCGGGACGCCTACGCTGAGGTTCTTTTGGAGCTGGGTCAGGAAGACCCGAGAGTTGTCGTACTCGGCGCTGACACATCAGTATCTATCAAGACGAGCATGTTTGGAGACCGCTACCCGGATCGGTTTTTCAATGTCGGGATCGCGGAGGCCAACATGATGGGCATAGCGGCGGGACTCGCACTCGCTGGGAAAATTCCCTTTGTTAGCACTTACTCAGCCTTCGTTCCTGGCAAGTGCCTCGATCAGATTCGCAATGCGATCGCCTATCCCAATCTCAATGTGAAGATCGTCTCCTCACATGGCGGATTGACAGTGGGACCAGACGGCGCATCGCATCAGACGATTGAAGATGTTGCCGCAATGAGAGCGGTACCCAAGATGCATGTTATCGTCCCGGCTGACGCTCCATCCACTAAGTCCCTGGTTGCTCAAGCTTGCAGAACCTTGGGTCCTTTTTACATTCGTCTTAGCAGACCCAGTGTCCCCACGATCTATTCGGTGTCGAAGGGCTTGGAGGTTGGGAAGGCCAAGATACTGAGAGAGGGCTCTGACATCGGGATCGTAGCCTGTGGAATAATGGTCCATGAGGCAATGGAGGCTGCTGAGGCACTCTCCAGGACGGGGCTCTCAGCGGAGGTCGTTGACTCTCACACGGTGAAGCCCCTGGATTCTGAAACGATTGTTCGAGTTGCCAGGAAGACTGGCGCCCTCGTGACCGCTGAAGAGCAGAATGTGATCGGTGGCTTGGGGGGAGCGGTCGCAGAAGCCATCACTGAATCATACCCAGTTCATATCTCTAGAGTTGGGGTTAGGGATACATTTGGAGAGTCAGGTGAGCATCAAGAACTTATGGTTAAGTACGGTCTGACGTCAAAGGAAATTGCGCGGGCCGCGAAACAGCTGATCAAGTCTAGGTAA
- a CDS encoding electron transfer flavoprotein subunit alpha/FixB family protein: MPGPILVFAESSGSEFRKSAFEAVTEARRLADLSKSEVHTLSIGHRIRDQAHSLGKFGADKVSVVDDESLSLFQPDFYRQIALDLAKKINPSIILIPATSTGKDLAPRLAIHLNTVVATECTDLELRNDELIATRPAYAGKVLLKVKMRGNPKVATLRPNVFTAKERVPPTSPSIEYPPFHKPTTRMTVKEFATHGAKKQDLTEAGIIVSGGRGMGGPENYKILEDLASVMGGVVGASRASVDAGWRPHSDQVGQTGRTVSPTLYIACGISGAIQHRVGMINSKVIVAINKDPEAPIFGFADYGIVGDVFEVVPALTQEMKKYYGKN, translated from the coding sequence ATGCCAGGCCCAATACTTGTCTTCGCGGAATCCTCCGGAAGCGAATTCCGAAAATCTGCATTTGAAGCTGTAACAGAGGCGAGACGGCTGGCCGACCTCTCAAAGAGCGAAGTTCACACATTGTCAATAGGACATAGAATACGGGATCAGGCACATTCTCTCGGTAAGTTCGGCGCGGACAAGGTTTCCGTAGTAGACGACGAGTCTTTGAGTCTCTTCCAGCCAGATTTCTATCGACAAATCGCCCTAGACTTGGCGAAGAAGATTAACCCTAGCATCATCCTCATTCCAGCCACTTCAACCGGCAAGGACCTAGCACCGCGTCTCGCGATCCATCTCAACACGGTTGTCGCAACCGAGTGCACCGATCTGGAGCTCAGAAACGATGAGCTCATTGCAACTCGCCCTGCCTACGCAGGCAAAGTGTTGCTAAAGGTCAAGATGAGGGGGAATCCCAAGGTTGCAACCCTTCGTCCAAATGTATTCACCGCGAAGGAAAGAGTCCCTCCAACCAGTCCGTCGATCGAGTATCCCCCATTCCACAAGCCTACGACGAGAATGACCGTAAAGGAATTCGCCACACACGGGGCAAAGAAACAGGACCTAACTGAGGCAGGAATTATCGTGTCAGGGGGAAGAGGGATGGGCGGGCCTGAGAACTACAAGATTCTGGAAGACCTTGCAAGCGTAATGGGCGGGGTTGTAGGAGCTTCGAGAGCCTCTGTCGATGCCGGCTGGAGGCCGCACTCAGACCAGGTTGGACAAACGGGTAGAACCGTTTCCCCAACCCTCTACATCGCATGCGGCATCTCTGGAGCCATTCAACATAGAGTTGGCATGATAAACTCGAAGGTGATAGTCGCTATCAACAAGGACCCTGAGGCCCCAATTTTCGGGTTCGCGGACTACGGGATTGTCGGAGATGTTTTCGAAGTTGTCCCTGCTCTCACTCAGGAGATGAAAAAGTACTATGGTAAGAACTAA
- a CDS encoding acyl-CoA dehydrogenase family protein encodes MKTVVDSGSEDLSKMNFDVSDEQKLVLDEVDRACRELRPLEDQSYLAGKFNDHLVPIFRKAQLLGLPISRRYGEGQGADILTYALALERIGREGTGVRTFLSGHVSLGQLTVQKWGNEDQRQRYLPQATRGEKVMCFGLTEPTAGSDPTSLRTSFEDKGTHYLLNGSKAWISNGSIADTSVIFAYPKGRHDGMCAFIVEKEFEGYSAQQQKHKLGMPTSDTGSIFLDNCRVPKDNLLGPVGKGLGVAYSGLMSGRLSVAAGCLGVIDDCITEAVSYSKQRIQHGKPIGKHQLVQRHVGIMSTNLEAAKNLVYKAALLKQHSDERPENKELRDHADITIAQAKYFASNASFDAADRTIQVFGSSGYSFETRAPRHLVDTRVCRIYEGTDEIIVQKIAVSLLGPDFEAYR; translated from the coding sequence TTGAAAACTGTAGTGGATTCAGGTAGCGAAGACCTCTCCAAGATGAATTTTGACGTTTCAGACGAACAGAAGCTTGTTCTGGACGAGGTTGACCGGGCTTGCAGAGAGCTTCGGCCCTTAGAGGACCAATCTTACTTGGCTGGAAAGTTTAACGATCATCTTGTCCCGATCTTCAGGAAGGCTCAACTCCTGGGTCTTCCCATTTCGAGACGGTATGGCGAGGGTCAAGGCGCCGACATTCTCACATACGCCCTAGCCTTGGAGAGGATCGGCCGAGAAGGAACGGGGGTCCGAACATTTCTCTCTGGACACGTTTCACTGGGCCAATTGACGGTGCAAAAGTGGGGCAATGAGGATCAGAGACAACGCTATCTTCCACAAGCGACAAGAGGGGAAAAGGTAATGTGTTTTGGGCTTACCGAGCCCACCGCGGGTAGCGATCCCACTTCGCTCCGAACCTCCTTCGAAGACAAGGGGACACACTACTTGCTTAATGGAAGTAAGGCGTGGATTTCTAATGGTAGCATAGCAGATACGTCTGTGATATTCGCTTACCCGAAAGGCAGACATGATGGAATGTGCGCCTTCATTGTTGAGAAGGAATTCGAGGGCTACTCAGCACAACAACAGAAGCACAAGCTGGGGATGCCAACTTCGGACACTGGATCAATCTTTCTAGATAATTGTCGAGTCCCGAAGGACAATTTGCTCGGTCCGGTCGGGAAGGGACTAGGCGTCGCCTACTCGGGACTAATGAGTGGCAGACTTAGTGTCGCTGCAGGATGTTTGGGTGTCATTGACGACTGTATCACGGAAGCGGTTAGCTACTCGAAGCAACGGATACAACACGGAAAACCGATCGGAAAGCACCAACTCGTCCAACGGCACGTTGGAATCATGTCGACAAATCTGGAAGCCGCCAAGAACCTCGTCTACAAAGCGGCGCTACTAAAACAACATAGTGATGAACGACCAGAAAACAAAGAGCTTCGCGACCATGCAGACATCACGATTGCCCAGGCGAAATACTTCGCCTCTAACGCATCTTTTGACGCCGCGGATCGAACTATTCAGGTATTCGGTTCTAGTGGTTATAGCTTCGAAACGCGCGCCCCTAGACACCTAGTTGACACTAGAGTGTGTCGAATCTACGAAGGGACAGACGAGATCATAGTGCAGAAAATCGCAGTAAGCCTACTCGGGCCGGACTTCGAAGCATATCGCTAG